A genomic window from Candidatus Methylomirabilota bacterium includes:
- a CDS encoding transcriptional regulator produces MPKGKKPPTTDAVEILHRRYYAGRPERLAALEQARANDSVARKIAALRVKAGLTQRQLAKLVGTTPSVICRLENADYEGHSLAMLNRIAAALNQRVEIRFVQARERVQHT; encoded by the coding sequence ATGCCTAAAGGTAAGAAACCACCCACCACTGATGCCGTGGAAATTCTCCACCGCCGCTATTATGCAGGCCGACCCGAACGGCTTGCGGCGCTTGAGCAGGCACGCGCCAACGATAGCGTGGCCCGAAAAATCGCCGCCCTGCGCGTCAAGGCCGGGTTGACACAACGCCAACTGGCCAAGCTGGTCGGCACTACGCCCTCCGTCATTTGCCGGCTCGAGAATGCGGACTATGAAGGTCACTCGCTGGCGATGTTGAACAGGATTGCCGCCGCGCTGAATCAGCGGGTGGAAATTCGTTTCGTGCAAGCCCGCGAGCGGGTTCAGCACACATGA